In Oryza glaberrima chromosome 8, OglaRS2, whole genome shotgun sequence, the following are encoded in one genomic region:
- the LOC127781134 gene encoding equilibrative nucleotide transporter 1: MAGGEYTPADAEADLLLPPPAGSEPEPEARPPPADTLGVAYAIFFTLGTGFLLPWNAYITAVDYFSYLYPRAPVDRVFSVSYMLACFLPLVLIVLCFPKSSAPARINTGMSLFTVALLVVPVMDAVYVRGVPGLYGAFDVTVAATVLCGVADALVQGGVIGFAGELPARYMQAVVAGTATSGVLVSVLRVITKGVYPQDADGLRKSAILYFVVSIVVMIICIVCYNVADKLPVVIHYKNIKKRAQKAEEDGGMSGSAWRTTLWSIVGRVKWHGIGIALIYAITLSIFPGYITEDVHSEALKDWYPIMLISAYNVFDLVGKSLPAFYFLENANIAVAGSFARLLFYPLFYGCLHGPSFFRTEIPVTILTCLLGLTNGYLTCILMTLAPKAVPIQHSETAGIVIVLFLVAGLVVGSFVAWFWVI; this comes from the exons atggccggcggcgagtaCACCCCGGCCGACGCGGAGGcggacctcctcctcccgccgccggcggggtcggagccggagccggaggcgcggccgccgccggcggacacGCTGGGCGTCGCCTACGCCATCTTCTTCACCCTCGGCAccggcttcctcctcccgtgGAACGCCTACATCACCGCCGTCGACTACTTCTCCTACCTCTACCCGCGCGCCCCCGTCGACCGCGTCTTCTCCGTCTCCTACATGCTCGCCTGCTTCCTCCCGCTCGTCCTCATCGTGCTCTGCTTCCCGAAATCCAGCGCCCCGGCGAGGATCAACACCGGGATGTCGCTCTTCACGGTGGCGCTCCTCGTCGTCCCCGTCATGGACGCCGTCTACGTCAGGGGGGTCCCCGGGCTGTACGGCGCGTTCGACGTCACCGTTGCTGCTACGGTGCTTTGCGGCGTCGCCGACGCGCTCGTGCAGGGTGGGGTCATcgggttcgccggcgagctccccgcGCGGTACATGCAGGCTGTCGTCGCTGGCACCGCGACCTCTG GTGTACTTGTCTCAGTATTGAGGGTAATTACCAAAGGAGTATACCCGCAAGACGCCGATGGGTTAAGGAAAAGTGCAATCCTCTACTTCGTTGTCAGCATTGTTGTCATGATCATCTGCATAGTGTGCTACAATGTGGCCGACAAGCTTCCAGTTGTCATTCACTACAAGAACATCAAGAAGAGGGctcagaaggcggaggaagatgGCGGGATGTCTGGATCAGCCTGGAGAACAACCTTGTGGAGCATTGTTGGAAGAGTGAAGTGGCATGGGATAGGGATAGCTCTCATCTACGCAATCACACTCTCCATATTTCCAGGATACATCACAGAGGACGTGCACTCTGAGGCGCTCAAGGACTGGTACCCAATCATGCTCATCAGTGCATACAATGTGTTCGATCTTGTTGGCAAATCACTTCCTGCCTTCTACTTCCTCGAGAATGCAAATATCGCTGTCGCTGGGTCATTTGCGAGGCTCCTGTTTTACCCTCTCTTCTACGGTTGCCTCCATGGACCCAGCTTCTTCCGCACCGAGATCCCAGTGACCATCCTGACATGTCTTCTTGGACTCACCAATGGATACCTGACCTGCATCCTCATGACCCTCGCGCCCAAGGCTGTGCCAATCCAACACTCCGAGACAGCCGGGATAGTCATAGTGCTGTTCCTTGTGGCTGGCCTGGTCGTTGGTTCATTTGTTGCTTGGTTTTGGGTCATTTGA
- the LOC127781320 gene encoding histone-lysine N-methyltransferase ASHR2 — MAGDALRAADLPGRGRGLLAARNIREGEVILTEQPLLLYPASLASLPSFCSACFRSFSSAASPCPSCRAAGFCSPSCAAASHPRLLCAALSGGGNLASAAEPHQEPLLFLLSAYSLPEPSLRVLLSLSSAATPPPTDQDPASLHAMVAALVPPQMLPPGFSPDLTAAFLSKDRTNSFSIMEPYRPEVPQPLRKARAYAVYPRASLLNHDCLPNACHFDYADRPGPGNTDIVVRALHDITEGREVCLSYFAANWQYKDRQQRLLEDYGFRCECERCQVESKWKQDDDSDGGDGDDTMEEEEEDGGGEGGDDGMEQEEGDGGSDSDDDFPHSYFFVRYLCNHGECYGMLAPLPPLPNGEPSHVFECNVCGNLKNEDEINAPDGGDSSMAD, encoded by the coding sequence atggccggcgacgcGCTGCGTGCGGCCGATCTCCCGGGCCGCGGGCGCGGGCTCCTCGCTGCGCGCAACATCCGGGAGGGGGAGGTCATCCTCACCGAGCAGCCGCTGCTCCTCTACCCGGCCTcgctcgcctccctcccctccttctGCTCCGCCTGCTTCcgctccttctcctccgccgcctccccctgcCCCTCCTGCCGCGCCGCGGGATTCTGCTCCccgtcctgcgccgccgcctcccacccgCGCCTCCTCTGCGCCGCGCTCTCCGGCGGCGGAAACCTCGcgtccgccgccgagccgcacCAGGAGccgctcctcttcctcctctccgcctaCTCCCTCCCGGAGCCCTCCCTCCGCgtgctcctctccctctcctccgccgcaacGCCGCCCCCGACCGACCAGGACCCGGCGAGCCTGCACgccatggtggcggcgctggtgccGCCGCAGATGCTTCCGCCAGGGTTCTCGCCGGACCTCACGGCGGCGTTCCTCTCCAAGGACCGGACCAACAGCTTCTCCATCATGGAGCCCTACCGCCCCGAGGTGCCGCAGCCTCTACGGAAGGCGAGGGCCTACGCCGTGTACCCGCGGGCGTCGCTGCTGAACCATGATTGCCTCCCCAATGCCTGCCATTTCGATTACGCCGATAGGCCAGGGCCCGGGAACACCGACATTGTGGTGCGAGCTCTTCACGATATCACCGAGGGGAGGGAGGTGTGCCTCAGCTACTTCGCGGCCAATTGGCAGTACAAGGATCGGCAGCAGAGGTTGCTGGAGGACTATGGGTTCCGATGCGAGTGTGAGCGGTGTCAGGTGGAGAGCAAGTGGAAGCAAGATGATGATAGCGATGGCGGCGATGGAGATgacaccatggaggaggaggaagaggatggtggtggagaaggtggtgatgatggGATGGAGCAGGAGGAGGGGGATGGTGGTAGCGATAGCGACGATGATTTCCCGCACTCATACTTCTTTGTAAGGTATCTGTGTAACCATGGTGAATGCTATGGCATGCTTGCGCCACTTCCGCCCTTGCCGAATGGTGAGCCGTCCCATGTGTTTGAGTGCAATGTCTGTGGGAACCTGAAGAACGAAGATGAAATTAATGCTCCTGATGGTGGTGATTCCAGCATGGCGGATTAG
- the LOC127781311 gene encoding copper transport protein ATX1-like produces the protein MAETVVLRVGMSCEGCVGAVKRVLGKMQGVESFDVDIKEQKVTVKGNVTPDAVLQTVSKTGKKTSFWDAEPAPVEATAASS, from the exons ATGGCTGAG ACTGTTGTGCTCAGGGTTGGGATGTCCTGTGAAGGTTGTGTTGGAGCTGTTAAGCGGGTACTGGGAAAGATGCAAG GAGTGGAGTCCTTTGACGTAGACATCAAGGAGCAGAAGGTCACTGTCAAGGGAAATGTTACACCAGATGCCGTTCTTCAGACCGTTTCAAAGACGGGCAAGAAGACCTCGTTCTGGGATGCTGAGCCTGCACCTGTTGAAGCTACTGCTGCTTCATCTTAA
- the LOC127781179 gene encoding heavy metal-associated isoprenylated plant protein 32-like — protein sequence MAKEQDQLIKRVGLKVSVNCCDGCRSKVLKALNLKGVLRTEVHPTAGRVAVVGDVDAGRLVKRLAKVGKIAEVIVVAQPSPEVEKRRRHDGGGGKKEASPDNGKMGGGTAPKHGDGGADDKRGENGGGGSGASSARIHGGGDDDVKAAMCCYHRAEPPAMAVPVLQPPYYGFGGCYHGTPPPAMAPCRRGRIPVVRPQPTRFADECCMYGDDDTAGCHVM from the exons ATGGCCAAGGAACAAGATCAGCTCATCAAG AGAGTTGGGCTGAAGGTGAGTGTCAACTGCTGCGACGGGTGCCGAAGCAAGGTGCTCAAAGCCCTCAACCTCAAAg GCGTGCTGAGGACGGAGGTCCACCCGACGGCCGGCAGGGTGGCGGTCGTCGGCGACGTGGACGCCGGTCGCCTCGTCAAGAGGCTCGCCAAGGTCGGCAAGATCGCCGAGGTGATCGTCGTCGCGCAGCCGTcgccggaggtggagaagaggaggaggcacgacggcggcggcggcaagaaggAGGCGTCGCCTGACAACGGGAAGatgggcggcggcacggcgccgaaacacggcgacggcggcgccgacgacaagCGCGGCGAGAATGGCGGTGGAGGGAGCGGGGCTAGCTCTGCTCGAATCCAtggcggaggcgacgacgacgtgaaGGCGGCCATGTGCTGCTACCACCGGGCGGagccgccggccatggccgtGCCCGTGCTGCAGCCGCCGTACTACGGTTTTGGTGGCTGCTACCACGGGACTcctccgccggcgatggcgccgtgccgccgcggccgtATTCCGGTGGTCCGGCCGCAGCCGACCCGGTTCGCCGACGAGTGCTGCAtgtacggcgacgacgacaccgcCGGCTGCCACGTCATGTGA